In Ficedula albicollis isolate OC2 chromosome 19, FicAlb1.5, whole genome shotgun sequence, one DNA window encodes the following:
- the ABHD15 gene encoding protein ABHD15, protein MLSPEGLVAAAAVLVGLGLLAWCLWPGKLEVPGDVGEEEEEGIPFMAEEGSGQCRLLCKPSALAQHLVRSLGRSAALRGGRWPWPRWPQLQMLWQLLQPPEPEPVVARELLQLPDAGLVALDWLVGPWGAAGGGGGVSSPVLLLIPNAAGKVTAGLLQLGLRALERGFIPVIFNRRGHNGCPLTTPRLQPFGDPGDLREAVTYLRCRHPSASLLAVSEGSGSGLLLAYLGESGSSSRLVAAACLSPIFRGRDWFEAGMPWLYEWPLLLHLKQGLSRYTGALAEAVDMDRLLGSRSLRELEETLFCQTRSRPTSWESYWERNEPLRDADEAAVPVLCLCSADDPVRGPPARSLPRELFRSSPFFFLLLSPLGGHCGFPRRGTGRCWAHEAVLEYFRAMGEFLRTEERRKGLPRPRRWAGAPVEPPVFTWQRSYTR, encoded by the exons ATGCTGTCCCCGGAGGGTTTGGTGGCCGCAGCCGCCGTGCTCGTGGGGCTGGGCCTCCTGGCTTGGTGCCTTTGGCCAGGGAAGCTGGAGGTGCCTGGAGAcgtgggagaggaggaggaggaggggatcCCCTTCATGGCCGAggagggctcagggcagtgccGGTTGCTGTGCAAGCCCTCGGCTCTGGCCCAGCACCTGGTGAGGAGCTTGGGGCGGTCGGCAGCACTGCGGGGGGGACGCTGGCCGTGGCCGCGCTGGCCCCAGCTCCAgatgctgtggcagctcctgcagccacctgaGCCAGAGCCGGTGGTGGCCcgtgagctcctgcagctgcccgACGCTGGGCTGGTGGCCCTGGACTGGCTGGTGGGGCCGTGGGGGGCTGCGGGTGGTGGCGGGGGCGTTTCTAGCCcggtgctgctgctcatccccaaCGCTGCCGGGAAGGTGACGgcggggctgctgcagctggggct ccgggCGCTGGAGCGGGGTTTCATCCCCGTCATCTTCAACCGCCGGGGCCACAACGGCTGCCCCCTGACCACCCCCCGGCTCCAGCCCTTCGGGGATCCCGGGGACCTGCGGGAGGCTGTGACCTACCTGCGGTGCCGGCAcccctctgcctctctgctggccGTCAGCGAGGGCTCGGGCTCGGGGCTGCTGCTCGCCTACCTGGGCGAGAGCGGctc ctccAGCCGCCTGGTCGCCGCCGCCTGCCTCTCTCCCATCTTCCGTGGCCGGGACTGGTTTGAGGCTGGGATGCCCTGGCTTTACGAGTGGCCGCTGCTCCTCCACCTCAAGCAGGGATTGAGCAG GTACACGGGGGCCCTGGCCGAGGCGGTGGACATGGACAGGCTCCTGGGCAGCCGCTCGCTGCGGGAGCTGGAGGAAACGCTCTTCTGCCAGACTCGGAGCCGCCCCACCAGCTGGGAGAGCTACTGGGAGCGCAACGAGCCGCTGCGGGACGCGGACGAGGCGGCGGTGCCggtgctgtgcctgtgcagcgCCGATGACCCCGTGCGCGGCCCCCCGGCCCGCAGCCTGCCCCGGGAGCTCTTCCGCAGTAGCCCcttcttcttcctgctgctcagcccgCTCGGGGGGCACTGCGGCTTCCCCCGGCGGGGAACGGGGCGCTGCTGGGCCCACGAGGCCGTGCTGGAGTATTTCAGGGCCATGGGAGAGTTCCTGCGGAcggaggagaggaggaaggggctGCCGCGGCCCCGCAGGTGGGCGGGTGCCCCGGTGGAGCCCCCCGTGTTCACCTGGCAGAGGTCCTACACTCGATAG
- the GIT1 gene encoding ARF GTPase-activating protein GIT1, giving the protein MGNPWVSPGDGLSPSLSPGKWLLWQRIPPAGWRHEEGIHGEGTPADTPTLPADPGWASINRGVLICDECCSVHRSLGRHISIVKHLRHSPWPATLLQMVHTLASNGANSIWEHSLLDPAQVQSGRRKANPQDKVHPTKSEFIRAKYQMLAFVHKLPCRDDDGVTAKDLSKQLHSSVRTGNLETCLRLLSLGAQANFFHPEKGTTPLHVAAKAGQILQAELLVVYGADPGAPDVNGRTPIDYARQAAQHELAERLVECQYELTDRLAFYLCGRKPDHKNGHYIIPQMADRVRPKCMAQSLARLHSQPQRAGPAPAPASCRLRALQPACPGGLGPVSPGSDTRCLPAVWLTTQNHSTLVTERSAVPFLPVNPEYSATRNQGRQKLARFNAREFATLLIDILGEAKRRQQGKSLLSPTDALDYSLRGQSDLDDQHDYDSVASDEDTDQELLRNASRNNRARSMDSSDLSDGPITLQEYLEVKKALATSEAKVQQLMKVNNSLSDELRRLQREIHKLQAENTQIRQQTGPAHPTPAPSERLEHGHPPGTVPPHRRDRQAFSMYEPGSALKPFGQPVEELVTRLQPFSPSEVEDEALYSMHIPASVYRIRKGPSASSVPFPPSSPLLSCPPDGARHMSKLDRHGSGTDSDYDNTQGGEVLVSMDGKRFVDLSKDEDFPHELDPLDGELDPGLPSTEDVILKTEQVTKNIQELLRAAQESKHDSFVPCSEKIHSAVTEMASLFPKKPALETVRSSLRLLNTSAYRLQSECRKTVPPEPGATVDYQLLTQQVIQCAYDIAKAAKQLVTITTREKKQ; this is encoded by the exons ATGGGAAACCCGTGGGTTTCCCCTGGTGATGGGCTGAGCCCCTCTCTATCTCCTGGGAAATGGTTGCTGTGGCAACGCATCCCCCCTGCTGGATGGAGGCACGAGGAGGGGATCCATGGGGAGGGGACACCCGCTGACACCCCCACGCTGCCTGCAGACCCCGGCTGGGCGTCCATCAACCGCGGGGTGCTCATATGTGACGAGTGCTGCAGCGTGCACCGCAGCCTGGGCCGCCACATCTCCATCGTCAAGCACCTGCGCCACAGCCCCTGGCCCGCCACGCTGCTCCAG ATGGTGCACACCTTGGCGAGCAACGGGGCCAACTCCATCTGGGAGCACTCGCTGCTGGATCCAGCGCAGGTGCAGAGCGGGCGCCGGAAGGCAAACCCCCAGGACAAAGTGCA ccccaccaagTCTGAGTTCATCCGTGCCAAGTACCAGATGCTGGCCTTCGTCCACAAGCTGCCCTGCCGGGATGATGACGGCGTCACTGCCAAGGACCTCAGCAAG caaTTGCACTCAAGCGTGCGGACGGGCAACCTGGAGACCTGCCTGCGCCTGCTCTCGCTGGGTGCCCAGGCCAACTTCTTCCACCCG GAGAAGGGCACCACACCACTGCACGTGGCGGCCAAGGCCGGGCAGatcctgcaggcagagctgctcgTGGTCTACGGTGCCGACCCTGGGGCGCCTGATGTGAATGGCCGGACCCCCATTGACTATGCCAG gcaggcagcccAGCACGAGCTGGCGGAGCGGCTGGTGGAGTGCCAGTATGAGCTGACCGACCGGCTGGCCTTCTACCTCTGCGGCAGGAAGCCGG ACCACAAGAATGGGCACTACATCATCCCGCAGATGGCTGACAG GGTGCGCCCAAAGTGCATGGCACAGAG CCTGGCCAGGCtccactcccagccccagcgGGCTGGCCCTGCACCCGCGCCTGCATCCTGCCGGCTCCGGGCCCTGCAGCCTGCTTGTCCAGGGGGTCTGGGCCCTGTGTCCCCCGGCTCTGACACCAGGTGCCTTCCCGCAGTCTGGCTGACGACGCAGAACCACAGCACGCTGGTGACCGAGCGCAGCGCCGTCCCCTTCCTCCCTGTCAACCCCGAGTACTCAGCCACGCGCAACCAG ggcCGGCAGAAACTGGCCAGGTTCAACGCCAGGGAGTTTGCCACCTTGCTGATCGACATCCTTGGGGAAGCCAAGCGCCGGCAGCAAGGGAAGAGTCTGCTCAGCCCCACGG ACGCCCTCGACTACTCGCTGCGGGGCCAGAGTGACCTGGACGACCAGCACGACTACGACAGCGTCGCCTCTGACGAGGACAcagaccaggagctgctgcGCAACGCCTCCCGCAACAACCGCGCCAGG AGCATGGACTCCTCCGACCTGTCAGATGGCCCCATCACGCTGCAGGAGTACCTGGAGGTGAAGAAGGCTCTGGCTACCTCTGAGGCCAAGGTGCAGCAGCTGATGAAGGTGAACAACAGCCTGAGCGATGAGCTGCGCCGGCTGCAGCGCGAG atccacaagctgcaggcagagaacaCGCAGATCCGGCAGCAGACTGGTCCTGCACACCCTACCCCGGCCCCCAGCGAGCGGCTGGAGCACGGGCACCCCCCGGGCACGGTCCCCCCACACCGCCGGGACCGCCAGGCCTTCTCCATGTACGAGCCGGGCTCGGCGCTGAAACCCTTCGGGCAGCCAGTGGAGGAGCTGGTGACACGGCTCCAGCCCTTCAGCCCCAGC GAGGTGGAGGACGAGGCTCTGTACTCCATGCACATCCCGGCCAGCGTGTACCGG ATCCGGAAAGGTCCATCTGCCTCCTCGGTgcccttccctccatcctccccactgctctcctgcccGCCTGATGGTGCCCGACACATG AGCAAGCTGGACCGGCACGGCAGCGGCACTGACAGCGACTATGACAACACACAGGGTGGTGAGGTTCTGGTCAG CATGGATGGCAAGCGGTTTGTGGACCTGAGCAAGGATGAGGATTTCCCCCACGAGCTGGACCCGCTGGACGGGGAGCTGGATCCTggcctgcccagcacagaggatgTCATCCTCAAAACTGAGCAGGTCACCAAGAacatccaggagctgctgcGGGCAGCACAAGAGTCCAAGCATGACAG CTTCGTGCCCTGCTCAGAGAAGATCCACTCGGCTGTGACAGAGATGGCATCACTCTTCCCTAAG aaACCAGCACTGGAGACGGTGCGGAGCTCCCTGCGGCTGCTCAACACCAGCGCCTACCGGCTGCAGAGCGAGTGCCGCAAGACCGTGCCCCCCGAGCCCGGCGCCACCGTGGACTACCAGCTCCTGACCCAGCAGGTCATCCAGTGTGCCTACGACATCGCCAAGGCCGCCAAGCAGCTGGTCACCATCACCACTCGTGAGAAGAAGCAGTGA